One Mercenaria mercenaria strain notata chromosome 12, MADL_Memer_1, whole genome shotgun sequence DNA segment encodes these proteins:
- the LOC123533076 gene encoding uncharacterized protein LOC123533076 isoform X1: MCFRYSNLSFLVFMILHRLHMLFIVADHCNGPPAISFEDYLDTVYAQTNSARPGWYNSLDESEKRPGTETHNLYLYRNGTRCNHRRHHRHHNDISSLASCPFTFVDHIDENRFPRRLLHALCLCNHPRVSPDNSNNYICKSVVQYVSVFYKHGCTYIRYWEPVPVACIAIAISRLEATFSSSTRIVPGE, translated from the exons ATGTGTTTCAGATACTCCAACCTCAGTTTCCTTGTATTTATG ATTCTTCACCGACTTCACATGCTGTTTATTGTCGCCGACCATTGTAATGGACCACCTGCTATAAGTTTTGAGGACTATCTTGATACAGTTTATGCTCAAACAAACAGTGCGAGACCTGGATGGTATAATTCGTTAGACGAAAGCGAGAAACGGCCTGGAACAGAAACACACAATTTGTATTTATACCGAAATGGGACAAGATGTAACCACAGACGTCATCACAGACATCACAATGATATCAGTTCTCTCGCCAGTTGCCCGTTTACATTTGTAGACCATATAGATGAAAACCGTTTCCCAAGACGGCTATTACATGCTCTCTGCTTATGTAACCATCCGAGAGTATCTCCGGACAATAGTAACAATTACATTTGTAAATCTGTTGTGCAATATGTGAGCGTGTTCTACAAGCATGGTTGTACTTATATTAGATACTGGGAGCCTGTCCCTGTTGCTTGTATTGCCATTGCTATATCTAGATTAGAGGCTACGTTCTCATCATCAACACGAATTGTACCTGGGgaataa
- the LOC123535224 gene encoding interleukin-17F-like, translated as MREVKISIYIKNVFIALLLLSVAIANPILPSQALCQEPTSSELRSLLSEDTHESFGMARYHHIQFRNDIRHFQNVSRTTVPGESTACKRNQDSSHINTASNCPWRYVLNHDPNRRPETIIEAKCNCRRGPCIDEVENSRCEPVKYNIRILRKYGCENGKYQYKLTMERITVGCTCVIGY; from the coding sequence ATGCGTGAGGTAAAAATatctatttacataaaaaatgtgtTCATAGCTCTATTGCTACTCAGTGTAGCAATTGCTAACCCAATCCTTCCTAGTCAAGCTCTCTGCCAGGAACCAACGTCGTCAGAACTTAGAAGTCTCCTTTCAGAGGATACGCATGAGTCATTTGGTATGGCAAGATATCACCATATTCAATTTAGAAATGATATAAGACACTTCCAAAACGTCAGCAGAACTACAGTTCCTGGGGAGTCAACAGCGTGTAAAAGAAACCAAGATTCTTCCCATATCAACACGGCATCTAACTGCCCGTGGCGATATGTTTTAAACCATGACCCTAACAGGAGACCGGAAACCATTATTGAAGCAAAGTGTAATTGTAGAAGAGGACCTTGCATCGACGAAGTGGAAAACAGTCGTTGTGAGCCTGTAAAATACAACATACGGATTCTTAGGAAGTATGGTTGTGAGAAtggaaaatatcaatataaactTACTATGGAGAGAATAACTGTTGGTTGCACATGTGTGATAGGATATTAG
- the LOC123533076 gene encoding uncharacterized protein LOC123533076 isoform X2 translates to MERRKYNAYIKWILHRLHMLFIVADHCNGPPAISFEDYLDTVYAQTNSARPGWYNSLDESEKRPGTETHNLYLYRNGTRCNHRRHHRHHNDISSLASCPFTFVDHIDENRFPRRLLHALCLCNHPRVSPDNSNNYICKSVVQYVSVFYKHGCTYIRYWEPVPVACIAIAISRLEATFSSSTRIVPGE, encoded by the exons ATGGAACGTAGGAAGTATAACGCCTATATAAAATGG ATTCTTCACCGACTTCACATGCTGTTTATTGTCGCCGACCATTGTAATGGACCACCTGCTATAAGTTTTGAGGACTATCTTGATACAGTTTATGCTCAAACAAACAGTGCGAGACCTGGATGGTATAATTCGTTAGACGAAAGCGAGAAACGGCCTGGAACAGAAACACACAATTTGTATTTATACCGAAATGGGACAAGATGTAACCACAGACGTCATCACAGACATCACAATGATATCAGTTCTCTCGCCAGTTGCCCGTTTACATTTGTAGACCATATAGATGAAAACCGTTTCCCAAGACGGCTATTACATGCTCTCTGCTTATGTAACCATCCGAGAGTATCTCCGGACAATAGTAACAATTACATTTGTAAATCTGTTGTGCAATATGTGAGCGTGTTCTACAAGCATGGTTGTACTTATATTAGATACTGGGAGCCTGTCCCTGTTGCTTGTATTGCCATTGCTATATCTAGATTAGAGGCTACGTTCTCATCATCAACACGAATTGTACCTGGGgaataa